Proteins encoded in a region of the Brachyhypopomus gauderio isolate BG-103 unplaced genomic scaffold, BGAUD_0.2 sc74, whole genome shotgun sequence genome:
- the msmbl gene encoding beta-microseminoprotein-like: MSTMKCSVFVVLVLCGLIPLNHAACWTERLKNGATRCRDAVDKNWHSMGSSWTNSLCHKCSCTPTLFSCCDGLPKVFLPPGCEVKYDYEACTYDVFKKDNPEIGCLYSASGK; the protein is encoded by the exons ATG TCCACAATGAAGTGTTCAGTGTTTGTGGTGTTAGTACTGTGTGGACTCATTCCTCTGAACCATGCTGCTTGCTGGACAGAGCGCCTGAAaaatg GTGCGACTCGTTGCCGGGATGCTGTGGATAAGAACTGGCACTCAATGGGCTCATCTTGGACCAACAGCTTATGTCACAAGTGTAGTTGTACGCCGACATTATTCAGCTGCTGTGATGG CTTACCAAAGGTATTCCTCCCTCCTGGCTGTGAGGTGAAATATGATTATGAAGCCTGTACATATGACGTTTTCAAAAAGGACAACCCAGAAATCGGGTGCTTATATTCTGCTAGCGGAAAGTGA